A window of Dorea formicigenerans contains these coding sequences:
- a CDS encoding polysaccharide deacetylase family protein — translation MIYSGTYTAIKADVPEFFMRKLIKLEKISTNCKRIQKKWNKKWLTRGIFTCVVAIALIGSYRYISGIVKVSSNVNGKELPIYCVQTDEKKVALSFDAAWGNDDTQRILDILKEHDVHVTFFMTGGWVESYPDDVKAIYEAGHDLGNHSQNHKNMSQLSDEEKTQELMSVHEKVKELTGVKMQLFRPPYGDYDDAVVLNARENGYYPIQWDVDSLDWKDYGVDSILNTVLNHKALGNGSIILCHNGAKYTADALDALLDGLKEKGYQVVPISQLIYKENYHMDVTGRQIPDAK, via the coding sequence ATGATTTACTCCGGAACATATACTGCTATAAAGGCAGATGTTCCGGAGTTTTTTATGAGAAAGTTAATAAAACTTGAGAAAATAAGTACCAATTGCAAGCGTATCCAAAAGAAATGGAATAAGAAATGGTTGACTCGTGGGATTTTTACTTGTGTGGTTGCAATAGCATTGATAGGTTCATACAGGTACATATCAGGAATTGTCAAGGTTTCGAGCAATGTCAATGGAAAAGAACTTCCGATTTATTGTGTCCAGACTGATGAAAAGAAGGTTGCGCTCTCATTTGATGCGGCATGGGGGAATGATGATACCCAGAGAATCCTGGACATTTTAAAGGAACATGATGTACATGTCACATTTTTCATGACTGGCGGGTGGGTCGAAAGTTATCCTGACGATGTGAAAGCAATCTATGAGGCAGGCCATGACCTTGGAAATCACAGTCAGAATCATAAGAATATGTCTCAGCTTTCCGATGAGGAGAAGACGCAAGAGTTAATGAGTGTTCATGAAAAAGTGAAGGAGTTGACAGGAGTCAAGATGCAGTTGTTTCGCCCACCATATGGAGATTATGATGACGCCGTAGTTTTAAATGCCAGGGAAAATGGATATTATCCGATTCAGTGGGACGTGGATAGTTTGGATTGGAAAGACTACGGGGTTGATAGTATTTTAAATACGGTGCTGAATCATAAGGCACTTGGAAATGGTTCGATTATTTTGTGCCACAATGGGGCGAAATATACGGCAGATGCTCTGGATGCATTGCTGGACGGATTGAAAGAAAAAGGTTATCAGGTAGTGCCGATATCGCAACTGATTTATAAAGAAAATTACCATATGGATGTGACCGGAAGACAAATTCCGGACGCGAAGTAG
- the dapF gene encoding diaminopimelate epimerase: protein MKFTKMQGLGNDYVYVNCFKEKIDNPPEVAKIVSNRHFGIGSDGLIMINPSKVADFEMEMYNADGSRGEMCGNGIRCVAKYVYDYGLTDKTHISVETLGGIKYLDLTVKDGKVALVRVDMGEPELDPEKIPIIMKGYSDETDRVLNAQIKVDGKEYHMTGVSMGNPHDVVYIDNVQGLDIEKIGPKFENHERFPQRINTEFARVIDRKTVEMRVWERGSGETLACGTGACAVAVASILNGYTEREVEIRLLGGNLQIEWNEEDNHVYMTGPATVVFDGEIEL from the coding sequence ATGAAATTCACAAAAATGCAAGGTCTGGGGAACGATTACGTTTATGTAAATTGTTTCAAAGAAAAAATCGACAATCCACCTGAGGTGGCAAAGATTGTCAGTAACAGACATTTCGGAATCGGGTCAGACGGTCTGATCATGATCAATCCGTCTAAGGTGGCTGATTTTGAAATGGAGATGTATAATGCAGATGGTTCCAGAGGAGAAATGTGTGGAAATGGAATCCGTTGTGTCGCAAAGTATGTCTATGATTACGGACTGACTGATAAGACACACATTTCCGTGGAGACACTTGGAGGAATTAAATATCTGGATCTGACGGTGAAAGATGGAAAAGTTGCACTGGTACGTGTTGATATGGGAGAACCGGAGCTTGACCCGGAGAAAATTCCGATTATAATGAAAGGGTATTCCGATGAAACTGATAGGGTATTAAATGCTCAGATTAAAGTAGACGGGAAAGAGTATCATATGACTGGTGTATCAATGGGAAACCCTCACGATGTTGTCTATATTGATAATGTACAGGGACTTGACATTGAAAAAATCGGACCGAAGTTCGAGAACCATGAGAGATTTCCACAGCGGATTAATACAGAATTCGCAAGAGTTATCGACAGAAAGACCGTGGAAATGCGTGTGTGGGAGAGAGGATCCGGCGAGACACTTGCATGTGGAACTGGAGCATGTGCTGTAGCAGTCGCGAGCATTTTAAACGGATATACAGAGCGAGAAGTAGAAATCCGTCTTCTGGGAGGAAATCTTCAGATTGAATGGAATGAAGAAGATAATCATGTCTATATGACAGGTCCGGCGACCGTTGTATTTGACGGGGAGATAGAACTGTAA
- a CDS encoding glutamine synthetase family protein, with translation MNNYTREDILRMVEEEDVGFIRLQFTDMYGTLKNVAITSSQLEKALDNECMFDGSAIEGFARMEDSDMYLRPDLNTFEIFPWRPQQGKVARLLCDVQKADGSMFESDPRYVLKKVIAEAKEMGYTFDVGPECEFFLFHTDEDGLPTTFSHEKASYFDLGPLDLGENARRDIVLTLEDMGFEVEESHHEFAPAQHEVDFKYDEALLTADNIMTFKLVVKTIAKRHGLHATFMPKPKYNENGSGMHMNMSLHNEAGENVFNDKNDPNGMSKEAYYFIGGLMKHIKAMTFITNPIVNSYKRFVPGFEAPVHIAWSRKNRTPLIRIPAERGGNVRIELRSPDTAANPYLALAVCLSAGLDGIRSKIMPPDSIDRNLFEMSEEELKEAGVEKLPMNLMEACQEFEKDEYIKNVLGNDLVQKYTQAKKKEYEEYVTQVTEWELNKYLHRI, from the coding sequence ATGAACAATTACACACGCGAGGATATTTTGAGGATGGTTGAAGAGGAGGACGTTGGTTTCATTCGTCTTCAGTTTACAGATATGTATGGAACTTTGAAAAATGTAGCAATCACCAGCAGCCAGCTTGAGAAGGCGCTGGATAATGAGTGCATGTTCGATGGTTCTGCCATTGAAGGTTTTGCGAGAATGGAAGATTCGGATATGTATCTTCGCCCGGATCTGAATACATTTGAAATCTTTCCGTGGAGACCGCAGCAGGGGAAAGTAGCAAGGCTGCTCTGTGATGTACAGAAAGCGGACGGCAGTATGTTTGAAAGTGATCCAAGATATGTGTTAAAGAAAGTGATTGCCGAAGCAAAAGAGATGGGGTATACATTTGACGTGGGACCAGAGTGTGAGTTCTTCTTATTCCATACGGACGAAGACGGACTTCCGACTACATTTTCTCATGAGAAGGCAAGTTATTTTGATCTGGGACCGTTAGATTTAGGAGAAAATGCAAGGCGTGATATTGTTCTGACACTGGAGGATATGGGATTTGAAGTAGAAGAATCTCACCATGAATTTGCACCGGCACAGCATGAAGTGGATTTTAAATATGATGAGGCACTTTTAACTGCGGATAATATTATGACATTTAAACTAGTCGTAAAGACTATTGCCAAGCGTCACGGGCTTCATGCTACATTTATGCCGAAACCGAAGTACAATGAAAATGGCTCTGGTATGCATATGAATATGTCCCTTCATAATGAAGCGGGGGAAAATGTATTCAATGACAAGAATGACCCGAATGGTATGAGTAAAGAGGCATACTATTTTATTGGCGGTTTGATGAAGCACATTAAAGCCATGACATTTATCACGAATCCTATTGTAAATTCTTATAAACGGTTTGTGCCGGGATTTGAGGCACCGGTGCATATCGCATGGTCCAGAAAGAATCGGACGCCACTTATCCGAATTCCGGCAGAACGTGGGGGGAACGTCAGAATCGAACTTCGTAGTCCGGATACTGCAGCAAACCCTTATCTGGCACTGGCAGTATGTCTTTCAGCAGGACTGGACGGTATCCGTAGTAAGATCATGCCACCGGACAGCATCGACCGCAACTTATTTGAGATGAGCGAGGAAGAACTCAAAGAGGCAGGAGTAGAAAAGCTTCCAATGAATCTGATGGAAGCGTGTCAGGAATTTGAAAAAGACGAGTATATTAAAAATGTGCTTGGAAATGATCTGGTGCAGAAGTATACACAAGCTAAGAAAAAGGAATACGAGGAATATGTAACCCAGGTCACAGAATGGGAGCTTAATAAATATTTACATCGAATCTAA
- a CDS encoding pyridoxal-phosphate-dependent aminotransferase family protein yields the protein MKFKEINPSPRTLMTPGPVEADPRVLRAMGAHILGQFDPEFTALMNETMEMERYVFQTQNKMTYLVDTTSRGGLETVLTGAICPGDKVLIPAFGRFGYLLAEILERCGADITLLEREWGTVFEPEEIEEALKKDSYKAVAFIHGETSTSMMQPLKEIGEICEKYGALLIVDAVATLGGAEVHVDDWKLSACISGTQKCISAPSGSALITYNEQIEEIVKKRKKVEKGIRTADDVNGSLAGIPSNYLDLAQLEDYWSPRRLNHHTEATSMQYAVHEALRCIVDETLEVRWARHSLNDKALCAGLNAMGLSIFGDIEHKMPVVTAINIPEGVDGKVIRGTLLNEFGIEIATSFGPLDGKILRIGNMGYSSQKRNILILLGALEAVMLQNNVKIATGEGVAAAMEVYKNAEK from the coding sequence ATGAAATTTAAAGAGATTAATCCATCACCACGCACACTTATGACACCGGGACCAGTTGAAGCAGATCCTCGCGTACTTCGCGCAATGGGCGCACACATTCTCGGACAGTTCGATCCGGAATTTACAGCACTTATGAATGAGACAATGGAGATGGAGCGCTATGTGTTCCAGACACAAAATAAAATGACATATCTTGTAGATACCACATCAAGAGGAGGTCTTGAGACAGTTCTGACAGGAGCAATCTGTCCGGGAGATAAAGTCTTGATTCCTGCATTCGGACGTTTTGGATATCTGCTTGCAGAGATTCTGGAGAGATGTGGAGCAGATATCACACTTCTTGAGAGAGAATGGGGAACTGTATTTGAGCCGGAAGAGATTGAAGAGGCATTAAAGAAAGACAGCTACAAAGCCGTTGCATTTATCCACGGTGAGACTTCTACATCTATGATGCAGCCATTGAAAGAGATTGGTGAAATCTGTGAGAAATATGGTGCACTTCTGATTGTAGATGCAGTTGCAACACTTGGTGGAGCAGAAGTACACGTTGACGACTGGAAGTTATCCGCATGTATCTCCGGTACACAGAAATGTATTTCAGCACCTTCAGGTTCTGCACTGATTACATACAATGAGCAGATTGAAGAGATTGTTAAGAAGAGAAAGAAAGTAGAGAAAGGAATCCGTACAGCAGATGATGTAAACGGTTCACTTGCAGGAATCCCAAGTAACTATCTGGATCTTGCACAGCTTGAGGATTACTGGAGCCCAAGACGTCTGAACCATCATACAGAGGCTACAAGTATGCAGTATGCAGTACATGAAGCACTCCGCTGTATCGTGGACGAGACTCTGGAAGTAAGATGGGCAAGACACAGCCTCAATGACAAGGCTCTGTGTGCTGGTCTGAATGCAATGGGTCTTAGCATTTTCGGAGATATCGAGCACAAGATGCCGGTTGTAACAGCAATCAATATTCCGGAAGGAGTAGACGGAAAGGTAATCCGTGGAACACTTCTCAACGAGTTCGGAATCGAAATTGCAACATCATTCGGACCACTGGACGGCAAGATTTTAAGAATTGGTAACATGGGATATTCAAGCCAGAAGAGAAATATCCTGATCCTTCTTGGTGCTCTTGAAGCAGTTATGCTTCAGAATAATGTTAAGATTGCTACAGGCGAAGGTGTGGCAGCAGCTATGGAAGTATACAAAAATGCTGAGAAATAA
- a CDS encoding exodeoxyribonuclease III, protein MKFISWNVNGIRACAGKGFMDFFQETDADIFCIQETKMQEGQLELDTPGYHQYWNYAKKKGYSGTAIFTKQEPISVSYGLGIEEHDQEGRVITLEFEDFYFITVYTPNSQSELARLDYRMKWEEDFLTYLKKLEETKPVIFCGDLNVAHTEIDLKNPKTNRKNAGFTDEERQKFTELLNAGFVDTFRYFYPEQTGIYSWWSYRFSARAKNAGWRIDYFCVSESLKDRLEDAKILTDIMGSDHCPVELDIK, encoded by the coding sequence ATGAAATTCATATCATGGAATGTAAATGGTATCCGTGCATGTGCCGGAAAAGGATTTATGGATTTTTTTCAGGAGACGGACGCAGACATTTTCTGCATTCAGGAGACGAAGATGCAGGAAGGACAGCTTGAACTGGACACACCGGGATATCATCAGTACTGGAATTATGCGAAGAAAAAAGGTTATTCGGGGACAGCAATATTTACCAAGCAGGAACCAATCAGCGTAAGCTACGGACTTGGAATCGAGGAGCACGACCAGGAAGGGCGTGTGATCACATTGGAGTTTGAAGATTTTTACTTTATTACCGTGTATACACCAAACTCCCAGAGCGAGCTTGCAAGACTGGATTATCGTATGAAATGGGAGGAAGATTTTCTTACATACTTGAAAAAGCTGGAAGAGACAAAGCCGGTTATTTTCTGCGGTGATTTGAATGTAGCGCATACAGAGATTGATCTGAAGAATCCAAAGACGAATCGGAAAAATGCCGGATTTACCGATGAAGAGCGTCAGAAATTCACAGAGCTTCTGAATGCCGGATTTGTAGATACATTCCGGTATTTTTATCCGGAGCAGACAGGTATCTACTCCTGGTGGTCTTACAGATTTAGTGCAAGAGCCAAGAATGCAGGTTGGAGAATTGACTATTTCTGTGTATCCGAGAGTCTGAAAGACAGACTGGAAGACGCGAAGATATTGACAGATATTATGGGATCAGATCATTGCCCGGTGGAATTGGATATAAAGTAA
- a CDS encoding PduL/EutD family phosphate acyltransferase — protein sequence MGLAIPIETSARHIHLCREDFEILFGEGKELTFKSELSQPGQFACEERLEVRGPKGAFERVAVLGPFRGETQVEISMTDSRKLGIPGMIRQSGDTAGTPGCTLVGPCGSVELDHGVIVAKRHIHMTPVQAYQLNVKDNDSVFVITQSFERALIFADVIVRVSPQFALAMHVDTDEANAFAGTENPTGTLLKLFGGKSEELQRWADEIQSGIHRI from the coding sequence ATGGGACTTGCAATACCAATCGAGACAAGTGCAAGGCACATTCATCTGTGCCGGGAAGATTTTGAAATATTATTCGGAGAAGGAAAAGAGCTGACATTTAAGTCAGAGCTCAGCCAGCCGGGACAGTTTGCCTGTGAAGAGCGCCTGGAGGTCCGCGGACCAAAAGGAGCATTCGAGAGGGTTGCAGTTCTTGGACCTTTCCGTGGGGAGACTCAGGTGGAAATCTCTATGACAGATTCCAGAAAACTGGGAATTCCAGGAATGATACGTCAGTCCGGAGACACTGCAGGGACACCTGGATGTACACTGGTGGGACCGTGTGGAAGCGTGGAATTAGACCACGGTGTGATTGTGGCAAAACGCCATATACACATGACACCGGTACAGGCATATCAGTTAAATGTAAAAGATAACGACTCTGTATTTGTCATTACACAGAGCTTTGAACGGGCACTGATATTCGCAGATGTCATCGTTCGCGTCAGTCCGCAGTTCGCACTTGCAATGCACGTAGATACAGACGAGGCAAATGCATTCGCAGGAACCGAGAACCCGACAGGAACACTGCTCAAGCTCTTCGGAGGAAAATCCGAAGAACTACAAAGATGGGCAGATGAGATTCAGAGTGGTATTCATCGGATATAA
- a CDS encoding 2-oxoacid:acceptor oxidoreductase family protein gives MSNHTEIRWHGRGGQGAKTAALLLADVAFKTGKYVQGFPEYGPERMGAPITAYNRISDEVIRVHSNIYDPEFVVVVDESLLETVDVTAGLKKEGAILVNTARPKEEIIPHLKGYEGKLYTIDAHKVSMEAMGRYFPNTPLLAAIVKVANIMDEETFLREMQASFKHKFASKPEVIDGNMKALEMALKEVK, from the coding sequence ATGAGTAATCACACAGAGATCAGATGGCATGGCCGTGGCGGTCAGGGTGCCAAGACAGCAGCATTACTGTTAGCTGATGTTGCATTTAAGACAGGAAAATACGTACAGGGATTTCCGGAGTATGGTCCGGAGCGTATGGGTGCGCCGATCACAGCGTACAACAGAATCAGCGATGAGGTGATCCGTGTACATTCTAACATTTATGATCCAGAGTTCGTTGTTGTTGTAGACGAGTCACTTCTTGAGACTGTAGATGTAACAGCAGGACTGAAAAAAGAGGGGGCGATCCTTGTAAATACAGCCCGCCCGAAAGAAGAGATTATTCCACATCTGAAAGGATACGAAGGAAAACTTTATACAATTGATGCACATAAAGTATCTATGGAAGCTATGGGAAGATATTTCCCGAATACACCGCTTCTTGCAGCAATCGTAAAAGTTGCAAATATCATGGACGAAGAGACATTTTTAAGAGAGATGCAGGCTTCTTTCAAACATAAATTCGCCAGCAAGCCAGAGGTTATTGATGGTAACATGAAGGCTCTTGAGATGGCACTGAAGGAGGTAAAATAA
- the porA gene encoding 2-ketoisovalerate ferredoxin oxidoreductase subunit alpha — MAGKRDRLSGNEAIAIALRQINPDVFPAFPITPSTEIPQYFASFVANGQVDTEFIPVESEHSSMSAAIGASAAGARSLTATSSCGLAYMWEELYIAASNRLPLALALVNRALSGPININCDHSDSMGARDAGWIQIYAENNQEAYDNMVQAFRISEHKDVRLPIMICQDGFITSHAVENIELLEDADVKNFVGEYEPEDYLLNPECPMAVGPYSITDYYMEAKRNQAEGTRNVSRVVKEVAEDFEKLSGRKYGLFEEYRMEDAERAVVIIGSAAGTTKDAVDRLREQGEKVGLIKIRLFRPFPADEIAEALKNVKAIAIMDRAESYTNHGGPLGADVMSALFRARSQALAINYVYGLGGRDVRVEDMENVYETLKQVIADGDAGEMYRYMGIRE; from the coding sequence ATGGCAGGAAAAAGAGATCGTTTATCAGGAAATGAAGCAATAGCAATCGCTTTAAGACAGATTAATCCGGACGTATTTCCGGCATTCCCAATTACACCATCTACGGAGATTCCACAGTATTTCGCTTCATTTGTAGCAAATGGACAGGTGGATACAGAATTTATCCCAGTCGAGAGTGAGCATAGTTCTATGTCAGCAGCAATCGGAGCATCCGCTGCAGGAGCACGAAGCCTTACAGCAACTTCTTCTTGTGGACTTGCTTATATGTGGGAGGAACTTTACATTGCAGCTTCTAACAGACTTCCGCTTGCACTTGCACTTGTAAACCGGGCACTGTCCGGTCCGATCAATATCAACTGTGATCATTCTGACAGTATGGGAGCAAGAGATGCAGGCTGGATCCAGATTTACGCAGAGAATAATCAGGAAGCTTATGACAACATGGTTCAGGCTTTCCGCATTTCCGAGCATAAAGATGTACGCCTTCCAATCATGATCTGTCAGGATGGATTTATCACAAGCCACGCCGTAGAGAACATTGAACTTCTGGAAGATGCAGACGTCAAGAATTTTGTTGGTGAGTATGAGCCGGAAGATTATCTTCTGAATCCAGAGTGCCCGATGGCAGTCGGCCCTTACTCTATCACAGATTATTATATGGAAGCAAAGCGTAATCAGGCAGAGGGAACAAGAAATGTCAGCCGTGTCGTAAAAGAAGTGGCTGAGGATTTTGAGAAGCTTTCCGGCAGAAAATACGGACTTTTCGAGGAGTATCGTATGGAAGATGCTGAACGTGCAGTTGTTATCATTGGTTCCGCAGCAGGAACAACAAAAGATGCAGTAGACAGACTTCGCGAGCAGGGAGAGAAAGTCGGACTGATTAAGATTCGTCTGTTCCGTCCATTCCCGGCTGATGAGATTGCAGAAGCATTGAAAAATGTCAAGGCAATCGCGATCATGGACCGTGCAGAGAGTTATACAAATCACGGTGGCCCACTTGGAGCAGATGTGATGTCTGCATTATTCCGTGCAAGAAGCCAGGCACTCGCAATTAACTATGTATATGGACTTGGTGGACGTGATGTGCGTGTCGAAGATATGGAAAATGTATACGAAACACTGAAACAGGTCATTGCAGATGGTGATGCCGGAGAAATGTATCGTTACATGGGAATCAGAGAATAA
- a CDS encoding 4Fe-4S binding protein, which produces MATDISKLGVKTKWQDLTEGMIVAGAGTSKDFHTGEWTSVKPEFIEDKCKQCLLCVPVCPDSCIPVKDMKRGAFDYDHCKGCGICVKACPFGAITMEGVK; this is translated from the coding sequence ATGGCTACAGATATCAGCAAATTAGGAGTTAAGACAAAATGGCAGGATCTGACTGAAGGAATGATCGTTGCCGGAGCAGGAACTTCAAAGGATTTCCACACCGGTGAGTGGACAAGTGTAAAGCCGGAATTTATTGAAGACAAATGTAAACAGTGCCTGTTATGTGTACCTGTCTGTCCGGACAGTTGTATCCCGGTTAAGGATATGAAAAGAGGCGCATTTGATTATGACCATTGCAAAGGATGCGGTATTTGTGTAAAAGCATGTCCGTTCGGTGCAATTACGATGGAAGGAGTGAAATAA
- a CDS encoding PDDEXK nuclease domain-containing protein yields the protein MFGFVPWRHHVEIVTKCKTIEEALFYVRKTIEESWSRSTLVDCIKANLYQSSGNALTNFAEKLPAIQGKLAQEIVKDTYDFGFVSLPVGYDEEELEDALEQNITRFLLELGSGFAFIGRQKEIIVAGKTRKIDMLFYHIRGSVGFSGNKDSYGSCNLR from the coding sequence ATCTTTGGATTTGTACCATGGAGACATCATGTGGAAATAGTAACAAAATGTAAAACAATAGAAGAAGCTTTATTCTATGTGAGAAAAACAATAGAAGAGAGTTGGAGCAGAAGTACACTTGTTGATTGTATTAAAGCTAATTTATATCAATCATCAGGTAATGCACTTACCAATTTTGCGGAAAAGCTTCCTGCTATACAAGGAAAACTCGCACAGGAAATCGTAAAAGATACTTATGATTTCGGCTTTGTGTCACTTCCTGTAGGATATGATGAGGAAGAGTTGGAAGATGCGTTAGAACAGAATATTACACGCTTCTTATTAGAGCTTGGATCAGGATTTGCCTTTATTGGAAGACAGAAAGAGATTATCGTTGCTGGTAAAACAAGAAAAATAGATATGCTTTTTTATCATATCAGAGGTTCAGTGGGCTTTTCAGGGAATAAAGACTCCTATGGGAGTTGCAACTTACGATAA
- a CDS encoding thiamine pyrophosphate-dependent enzyme, protein MSYNFKETMNKPERLAPGHRMCAGCGGTIAVRNVLRGLHEGDKAVIGNATGCLEVSTFTYPYTAWEDSYIHNAFENAGATLSGVEGAYKALKRKGKLQDTNYKFITFGGDGGTYDIGLQSLSGAMERNQDLVYVCYDNGAYMNTGIQRSSATPMYADTTTTPVGSESNGKPQNRKDLASVIAAHDIPYVAQTTFVQNFKDLHIKSEKAIYTPGAAFLNIMAPCPRGWRYNTPDIMEICKLGVETCYWPLFEVVEGKWILNYEPKKKLPIEDFLRPQGRFKHLFKKGNEDLLEAFQKEVDRRWEDLLFRCSR, encoded by the coding sequence ATGAGTTATAATTTTAAAGAGACAATGAACAAACCAGAGCGTCTTGCTCCTGGACACAGAATGTGCGCCGGATGCGGCGGAACAATCGCAGTAAGAAACGTCCTTCGTGGTCTTCATGAAGGGGACAAAGCAGTCATCGGAAACGCAACAGGATGTCTGGAAGTTTCTACATTTACATATCCATACACAGCATGGGAAGACAGCTACATTCACAATGCATTTGAAAATGCAGGGGCAACACTCAGCGGTGTTGAAGGCGCTTACAAAGCGTTAAAGAGAAAAGGAAAATTACAGGATACAAACTACAAATTTATTACATTTGGTGGAGACGGCGGTACATACGATATCGGACTTCAGTCATTATCCGGGGCAATGGAGCGTAATCAGGATCTTGTATATGTGTGCTACGATAACGGAGCTTATATGAACACAGGTATCCAGCGTTCTTCTGCAACACCAATGTATGCAGATACAACAACAACACCAGTTGGAAGCGAGAGCAATGGTAAACCGCAGAACAGAAAAGATTTGGCATCTGTAATTGCGGCACACGATATTCCGTACGTTGCACAGACTACATTTGTACAGAACTTTAAAGATCTGCACATCAAATCCGAAAAAGCTATCTATACACCGGGTGCAGCATTTCTGAACATTATGGCACCATGCCCGCGTGGATGGAGATACAACACACCAGACATTATGGAAATCTGTAAACTTGGTGTAGAGACATGTTACTGGCCGCTGTTCGAGGTCGTAGAAGGAAAATGGATCCTGAACTATGAGCCAAAGAAGAAACTTCCAATCGAGGACTTCTTAAGACCACAGGGTAGATTCAAACATTTATTCAAGAAAGGCAATGAAGATCTTCTTGAGGCATTCCAGAAAGAAGTAGACAGAAGATGGGAAGACCTTCTGTTCAGATGTTCAAGATAA
- a CDS encoding ANTAR domain-containing response regulator, protein MVGIIVVFPNKDNATNIRNLLVRAGLNVTGVCTTGAQAMNYADSVDEGIIVCGYKLKDMMYSELREYLPDRFEMLLIASQGKWEEGLASGVMGLTMPIKAYDLMNTLQMMLQNMDRRRRKRKKTIKSRTPEQEALIRKAKELLMARNNMTEEEAHRYLQKNSMDSGTNIVETAEMVLSIMNE, encoded by the coding sequence TTGGTAGGTATTATAGTTGTATTTCCGAACAAGGATAATGCGACCAATATCCGAAATCTGTTAGTGCGTGCAGGGCTTAATGTTACTGGAGTGTGCACGACAGGAGCGCAGGCGATGAACTACGCAGATTCTGTTGATGAAGGAATTATCGTGTGTGGATACAAACTAAAAGATATGATGTATTCAGAATTAAGAGAATATTTGCCGGATCGCTTTGAGATGCTTTTGATTGCGTCACAAGGGAAATGGGAAGAAGGGCTGGCAAGTGGTGTCATGGGACTGACTATGCCGATCAAAGCGTATGATCTTATGAATACCCTTCAGATGATGCTTCAAAATATGGACCGGCGGCGCAGAAAACGTAAGAAAACGATTAAGAGCAGGACTCCTGAACAGGAAGCATTGATCCGAAAAGCAAAAGAATTGCTGATGGCGCGAAATAATATGACAGAAGAAGAGGCACACCGGTATCTTCAGAAGAACAGTATGGACAGCGGAACGAATATCGTAGAGACAGCGGAGATGGTACTTAGCATTATGAATGAATAA